Within Halorubrum lacusprofundi ATCC 49239, the genomic segment ACAGGTCGTAGATCCCGGTGTGGACTGTCTCATCGACGGTGACGCGGATCACCGCGTCCGATCCGCCGTCGAAGACGGACGCGATACAGACCACTTCGTCGCCCTCAGAGACGAGCTCGGCGTCCATCGCCCCCTCGATGCCGAACCGGATCCGGTCTTTGACGTTGTCGAACGGGAGGGGAAGTTCGACGAACACCTCGGCGTCGACATCGTTGTCGGGGGCGACGACGACGATCTCCGTGTCGCCGTCCTCGAACCGATTAAAAAACGAGCTGGTCGGCGAGAACAGCAGCACCGCGTCCGCGCCCTCGACGAGATCGGATAGGTGGTCGGTGAGCGAGGCCATTATTTATAGGAACTCTCGGACGACGTATAGTCGTTGTGTCGGCGTCATGCGAGCGTCTGACATCGGAGCGACACGTCTCGAACCACTCGACCGGAGGGGTTCACCGACGCCGCCCCGAATCGTCGATACCGTCCCGAATGACGACTCACCGACGCCGTCCCGAATCGTCGATGCCGACCCGACCAGAGAGTTCGATCTCCGACGTGGGACCGATCGTGATTCCCTCGTTCTCGAATCGGCGCTTGATCCGACGAGCGTACTCCGACTGGACGACGAGGATGTCTTGCCGACCGGGATCTTCGATCCAGTAATGGACGCGAACGGTGACCTCGCCCCCGAGTTCGTCGACATAGACCATCGGGGCCGGGTCTGCGAGAATTGCGTCGGTTGAGGCTGCGACATCCTTGAAGTGTCCTATCGCTTCGTCGATCTCGTCTTCGTAGGCGACCCCGAACTGCTGGACTACCCGATGGTTCCCCCGGCCGAACGGACGGGATATCTCGTTGTTCGTCAGGATCGTGTTCGGGATCGTTACGAGTTCTCCGTTCTGCGTTTCGACGCGCGTGGTTCGAAGGGCGATCGACTGCACGACTCCCTCGCCGTTTGGCCACTCGATGTAGTCGCCGACGTTGAAGTCCGGGTCGAGTACTAAGGCGATACCGCTAACCAGCGAACCGATCACCTCCTGGGCTGCGACGCCGATCGCCAGCGCGATAGCGCTGATGAGGAGTGCGGAGTTGCCGAGTACGGGGCCGTACCCAGCGACGCTTGCACCGACGAGGATGGCGATAACGATGGCAACGATCTGGAAATACCTGAGCAAGGCGTTTCGAAGTGTGGGGTTGTTGTGGTTCCGCTGACGGAGTACCCGTTCGAGAACGGGCTGGATGAAGATCCGGTTGAGTAAGACGACAGCGAGGAGACCGGCGAGGAACCAGCCGAGACGGACGACCACCGGCCAGTACTCGAAGAGCTCCGTGGGACCGACCTCCGGTTCCGGCGTCGTCGCTCGGACAACCGCTGGGGCCGCTGGGAAGACGGACCATCCCCACAGGCGACACGGAGGGGTGTGAGGGAACATAATTACGGAGGAATAAAGGGACCGACCGAGACGGTTTTCCGGGCGACCGTCGCTGCCCTGAGGATATACGACACGAAAAGCGTCAGTGGGACGGTGACAACGCCGATGCCCAGACTGACAACGATGGGAACCGTTGAGGGCGGAATCGAAACGGTATTTTCCCGGTAGATGAGTGTCACTGCGATCGTCGTGACGAACGCGATCAGTCCGGTGTAGACGATCATCCGCGAGAGTTCCGCAAAGTCCTGTTGGAGGGCGATCGTCTTGTAGAACTGACGGACGATGGCGATAGATTCGAGGAGCTCGTCGATCGCCTGCAACTCCGCCTGAACAGCCTCCGAGAACGACTCGGCGTATCCGTTCTGTAGATGTTGGATCGCATTCAGATTCACGGCGTATTCAGGTCCCAGGAGGATGGTGAGCACGGAATCGACCTGGATGTTATCGTCGAGATGCGAGTCGATGTTTTCGCCGTACTCGCCGATGTCGCGAAGCGCGTTCGTCACCTCACTTGGCGGGTCCCAATCGCCGGACTCGTTCATCGCACGGAGGGTTGCGACCCGTTCACTCAGCGTCTGAGCGATGAGTGAGAGAAACGCAGACGGGTCGTTTGGACTCGACGGCTGTCCCGCGAGGGTTGCGACATCCTCATGGAGTTCCCGCGCGCCATCGAGACGATCTGTCAGCGATTTAACCGTCCCAAACACACGTGAGATGACAAGTTGATTTATCGAAAGAGAGATCGTAATTAGCGTTATGACACCGGCGGTAAGACCACTCGAAAAGAGCGAGTCGACAGCGCTGTCTGGCCCCACAGCGAGCATATCGCCCCAGATTAGCGCTCCAATGATTCCGACGATACTCACGGTGATGCCGCTCGCGACAACACGTCGATCACCCTCCATAAGCACCCACTCGACCACACGTTCCCAGGTGGTTTTCTCGTATACGGAACTCTCAGTTCGAATTTCAGGGGTCATAAGTCAGGTTACACAAGCGCGTTGAATCGGCGGTCGGCAGCCGCAAAAAGTAGTCACAGACAACCGTGTATGGTCCCTCTCGGTCAATACTATCGCCGTCGGGGTCGACGGTGCCGGTGTCGGTACGGTCATCTCGATGATCTGTCTGGCCGCCTGGCTGCTCAACGGGGACCAGCGCTGCTGTTGTTGGGTGCCCCGGCGTCGACTGGTCTCGTTCGCCGATCCGTTCCGGGTTGAGTGGAACTGTCTCCCGCTCTAGGGGTTCGATCGGAACGTCGCTCGCCGCTCACCTGGATCGACTGCGGACCGCCCGGAGCAGTTTCCGGAGGAGGTTGAGGGTGGTAATGACGCTGGACGCGTAGTACGCGAGTTTGAGTAGGCGCTTGATCATGACTCAGCGGAGAGAGGTGTTGGACGAGTATAATCAGGCGGCATGCGAGCGCAAGCCCGTGAAAT encodes:
- a CDS encoding mechanosensitive ion channel family protein, encoding MFPHTPPCRLWGWSVFPAAPAVVRATTPEPEVGPTELFEYWPVVVRLGWFLAGLLAVVLLNRIFIQPVLERVLRQRNHNNPTLRNALLRYFQIVAIVIAILVGASVAGYGPVLGNSALLISAIALAIGVAAQEVIGSLVSGIALVLDPDFNVGDYIEWPNGEGVVQSIALRTTRVETQNGELVTIPNTILTNNEISRPFGRGNHRVVQQFGVAYEDEIDEAIGHFKDVAASTDAILADPAPMVYVDELGGEVTVRVHYWIEDPGRQDILVVQSEYARRIKRRFENEGITIGPTSEIELSGRVGIDDSGRRR